One segment of Bacteroides caecimuris DNA contains the following:
- a CDS encoding ATP-binding protein, with product METILEKKPQDGRQDEDRFEPIAKVLAANAVAQSLSFTMERKYLNEIGKEGWTGAGFGLEAIHQFDSPLAPYWIEIERIGRPLDNNVENCFSAIQKILSACFLPKKTQLIFLVHTENGVCHLYIGIRPIDSREVKLSFVDSLSDFIEGIWPGIKCRTVKGKKRLDFITDKIKDEQKGYDYIYSITGIPSMESQYKSIYPATIDKLIAGMRKKNFSYLVVADPVPEQEVDEILYKCRDFNGQAESLKSFNFSESASEGTNESFSKAKGIIEGFSDSISKKTINMHEIADASLLLVSSFFPPASVAVASCISRKTESIGVTQNQSKSISQNLVNKHIESVSEHLFYHSKRFETGKAIGCWNVGVYLMAEKEADIQSASLQLRSILSGQESIFEPVRIHDVSSLVDEEKNNTLALMAAPTIRIKTPSDEYFEHPLGNHFKELRTLLTTKELSYLINFPLRAVPGISVIDSSPEFSLNQPDEGGEHTITFGKLLYGGTETKLEYHIPIDMLSRHTLLSGINGSGKTNTVQSILNGLDIDCPFLVIEPAKTEYVDWALKYNEEHPENPIDIYIPGCKKYKTGFTPKKMKLNPFELVWLKEEQEPNVLTHIDRLKSTFAAAFPMYDILPVLMEDLIYTVYQNKSTDWLGQEPKYGVTLPPTLNGMSISVDKVISNRQYEERIERNMKACLNTRIDSLKRGWKGEMLNTLHSTPWADLFSKPCIINLSYVGDDVDKSFFMALILQFLYEYRAAQAEVGEIDFNDNTCRHLTVIEEAHRVMAKCENQELPQYKSAMIFSNMLSEIRAYGEGIFLVDQVPTRLIPDAIKNTNLKITHRLVAEDDCKAISESMGLNDEQRKVIAKLMTGQCVVSSSLSTDTYWVKVNKVK from the coding sequence ATGGAAACAATTTTAGAAAAGAAACCTCAAGATGGAAGACAAGATGAGGACCGTTTTGAACCAATAGCAAAAGTGCTGGCTGCTAACGCTGTAGCTCAGTCGTTGTCTTTTACGATGGAACGAAAATATCTGAATGAAATAGGTAAAGAGGGGTGGACAGGTGCTGGATTTGGATTAGAAGCGATTCATCAGTTCGATTCTCCATTGGCACCCTATTGGATAGAAATAGAACGTATCGGGAGGCCACTTGATAATAATGTGGAGAATTGTTTTTCGGCTATACAAAAGATTCTTTCGGCTTGTTTTCTGCCGAAGAAGACGCAACTAATCTTTTTGGTGCATACAGAAAATGGAGTTTGTCATCTTTATATAGGTATTCGTCCGATTGATAGTCGGGAAGTTAAGCTTTCTTTTGTAGATAGTTTGTCAGACTTTATAGAGGGGATTTGGCCAGGAATAAAATGTAGAACGGTAAAAGGAAAAAAACGTTTGGATTTTATAACCGATAAAATTAAGGATGAACAGAAAGGATATGATTATATTTATTCTATAACGGGTATTCCTTCTATGGAAAGCCAATATAAATCAATTTATCCGGCAACGATAGACAAATTGATTGCGGGAATGAGGAAGAAGAATTTCTCTTATTTAGTTGTTGCAGATCCAGTACCGGAACAAGAGGTTGATGAAATATTGTATAAATGTAGGGATTTTAATGGACAAGCTGAATCTTTGAAATCTTTTAATTTTTCAGAAAGTGCATCGGAGGGAACTAATGAATCCTTTAGTAAAGCAAAAGGGATTATTGAAGGATTTTCAGATTCTATTTCAAAGAAAACGATTAATATGCATGAAATTGCAGATGCAAGTTTACTGTTGGTATCTTCGTTTTTTCCACCGGCTAGTGTAGCTGTGGCTTCGTGTATCTCTCGAAAAACAGAATCTATTGGGGTTACTCAAAATCAGAGTAAAAGTATCAGTCAGAATTTGGTTAATAAGCATATCGAATCCGTTTCAGAACATTTATTTTACCATTCCAAACGATTTGAGACTGGAAAGGCTATTGGATGTTGGAACGTGGGTGTTTATTTGATGGCAGAAAAGGAAGCCGATATTCAAAGTGCGTCATTGCAGCTAAGGTCTATATTGAGTGGTCAGGAATCGATTTTTGAACCGGTTCGTATTCATGATGTATCTTCATTGGTTGATGAAGAGAAAAACAATACTTTAGCATTAATGGCAGCACCAACGATACGTATAAAAACTCCTTCTGATGAATATTTTGAGCATCCTTTAGGTAATCATTTTAAAGAGTTGAGGACACTTCTTACCACTAAAGAACTCTCTTATTTGATTAATTTTCCATTACGTGCAGTTCCTGGGATTAGTGTGATAGATAGTTCTCCAGAATTTAGTTTGAATCAGCCGGACGAAGGGGGAGAACATACGATTACATTTGGAAAATTATTATATGGTGGAACTGAAACAAAACTAGAATATCATATTCCGATAGATATGTTATCTCGTCATACTTTGCTTTCCGGAATTAACGGTAGTGGGAAGACGAATACGGTTCAATCTATATTGAATGGTTTGGATATAGACTGTCCGTTCTTGGTAATTGAGCCGGCAAAGACGGAATATGTAGATTGGGCTTTAAAATATAATGAGGAACATCCAGAGAATCCTATTGATATCTATATTCCCGGTTGTAAGAAGTATAAAACAGGCTTTACTCCTAAAAAAATGAAACTAAATCCTTTTGAATTAGTTTGGTTAAAAGAAGAACAGGAGCCAAACGTATTGACTCATATTGATAGATTGAAATCAACTTTTGCGGCAGCATTTCCTATGTATGACATTCTCCCTGTGTTGATGGAGGATTTGATTTATACGGTTTATCAGAACAAGTCAACAGATTGGTTGGGGCAAGAGCCAAAGTATGGTGTTACGCTCCCGCCTACGTTGAACGGGATGAGTATCAGTGTGGATAAAGTCATTTCTAATCGGCAATATGAAGAGCGGATAGAGCGAAATATGAAAGCTTGTTTGAATACCCGTATTGATAGTCTGAAAAGAGGATGGAAGGGAGAAATGCTGAATACGCTTCACTCAACTCCTTGGGCGGACTTATTTAGTAAACCTTGCATCATCAATCTTTCTTACGTAGGAGATGATGTTGATAAGTCATTCTTTATGGCTTTGATTCTTCAATTCTTATATGAGTATCGTGCTGCGCAAGCTGAAGTAGGGGAGATTGATTTTAATGATAACACTTGTCGGCATTTGACGGTTATTGAAGAAGCTCATCGGGTGATGGCGAAATGTGAGAATCAGGAATTGCCTCAATACAAATCGGCAATGATATTTAGTAATAT
- a CDS encoding Hsp70 family protein yields MDYLLVKPDKNRHRYVVGIDFGHGETSAAWCKLEWDKSAGKRESIPYDVELIGNLKVIPSAINITPDGRCYIGEDAFHSDFMMDGAKMRVGFKQCPKEIEGESEQLMIEYMRSIYARIIEKVDKLQKGNHIVYIARPSGWTDDETKDLYQRMALEAGIPLGGLTSESRAAIFYAINRDEFKKNVLQGGIVFDLGSSTLDFTYLNFDDPDPIDHGYPCGASIIEQAIFEQRLLKDNVFSDFLKKYPMYKDAFLFECRKKKEAIYNTSDTNLRVREKIELAHIVSLDSLPEEDIDKYEDVALKLRFSNVNEFNEWLEQVCHYKTDIKNAIRNYLNQWIRGKKVYGVYLAGGATRMNFLKPIITEMFQLSDEQVKGDSEPSLTVSRGIALIGTADAVTTVLREDLERKKMQLVESQRLCMRMDKLVQDMAECISETSWNVVHEACSDFKRKDLDKNLGAKDLEADIRMRLEKFTESELSSVISGIFNQFFQYESEDVRMELNDIIRYYAPGQEIKNVRNEVSDISLDIQSISDICMKHTSGIVNKLLWAALGIFLFGVFSLIYQAIKFLIYKFKSEENRRKDICQELEKNESKIKSDIKSELVKTFLEDASFSNIVSKELKSYLEKLIQYNIDRVRIPIE; encoded by the coding sequence ATGGACTATCTGTTGGTTAAGCCGGATAAGAATCGGCATAGGTATGTGGTTGGGATAGACTTTGGGCATGGCGAAACATCCGCCGCCTGGTGTAAACTGGAGTGGGATAAATCGGCCGGAAAGAGAGAATCTATACCTTATGATGTAGAATTAATTGGAAATTTAAAGGTGATTCCTTCAGCTATTAATATAACTCCGGACGGGAGGTGTTATATTGGAGAGGATGCTTTTCATTCAGATTTCATGATGGATGGTGCTAAAATGAGAGTTGGTTTTAAGCAATGTCCTAAAGAAATAGAAGGAGAATCTGAGCAACTGATGATTGAATATATGCGATCTATATATGCGCGCATTATTGAGAAAGTTGATAAATTGCAAAAAGGTAATCATATTGTATATATTGCTCGTCCTTCCGGATGGACAGATGATGAAACGAAAGATTTGTATCAGCGGATGGCCTTAGAAGCCGGTATACCGTTAGGGGGACTGACTTCAGAATCGCGTGCAGCTATTTTCTATGCGATAAATAGAGATGAATTCAAGAAAAATGTGTTGCAAGGAGGCATTGTCTTTGATTTAGGGTCAAGTACACTGGATTTTACTTATTTGAATTTTGATGATCCTGATCCTATAGATCATGGGTATCCTTGCGGTGCATCTATTATTGAACAGGCGATTTTTGAGCAACGGTTGTTAAAGGATAATGTATTTTCTGATTTTCTAAAGAAATATCCGATGTATAAAGATGCATTTCTTTTTGAGTGTAGAAAGAAGAAAGAAGCTATTTATAATACAAGCGATACGAATTTACGTGTTAGAGAGAAAATAGAATTGGCACATATTGTAAGTTTGGATTCCTTACCAGAAGAGGATATTGATAAATATGAAGATGTGGCATTGAAATTGAGATTTTCGAATGTGAATGAATTCAATGAATGGTTGGAACAAGTGTGTCATTATAAGACTGATATAAAGAATGCCATAAGGAACTATTTGAATCAATGGATTCGTGGTAAAAAGGTTTATGGGGTTTATCTTGCTGGAGGAGCAACAAGGATGAACTTTTTAAAACCGATTATTACAGAAATGTTTCAACTCTCAGATGAGCAAGTGAAGGGTGATTCAGAACCTTCGTTGACTGTGTCAAGAGGGATCGCCCTAATAGGAACAGCTGATGCGGTGACAACCGTATTGAGAGAAGATTTGGAAAGAAAAAAGATGCAGTTGGTAGAATCTCAAAGGCTGTGTATGAGAATGGACAAGTTGGTCCAAGATATGGCGGAATGTATCTCCGAAACTTCATGGAATGTGGTGCACGAGGCTTGTTCGGATTTTAAAAGAAAAGATTTGGATAAGAATTTAGGGGCAAAAGACTTGGAAGCCGATATCCGCATGAGATTAGAAAAATTCACAGAAAGTGAATTATCGTCTGTTATCTCTGGGATTTTTAATCAATTCTTTCAGTATGAAAGTGAAGATGTCAGGATGGAACTGAATGACATTATTCGCTATTATGCCCCTGGTCAAGAGATTAAGAATGTACGTAATGAGGTTTCGGATATCAGTTTGGATATACAAAGTATCTCCGATATATGTATGAAACACACATCGGGGATTGTCAACAAATTATTATGGGCAGCTCTTGGTATCTTTTTATTTGGTGTCTTTTCTTTGATATATCAAGCAATTAAATTTTTGATATATAAATTTAAATCAGAGGAAAACAGACGTAAGGATATATGCCAAGAACTTGAAAAGAACGAGTCGAAGATTAAGAGTGACATTAAATCGGAGTTGGTTAAGACGTTCTTGGAAGATGCTTCGTTTAGCAATATTGTGTCTAAAGAGTTAAAATCCTATCTTGAAAAGTTAATTCAATATAATATAGATAGAGTCAGAATTCCTATAGAGTAA
- a CDS encoding phospholipase D-like domain-containing protein — translation MKLIYNFWYFLFCSNCMDIIRYVKNEEHYALLMDQVNKVKHTLWIGTADLKDLYVKSLSSTATPFLQLLEEKVKEKVAIRLIHAKEPGTNFRADFDKYPLLWTGVERVLCPRVHFKILVFDMQSVYIGSANMTGAAFGMKSTKTRNFEAGIFTEVPELVESAVEQFDEVWMGKHCKGCGRKLFCGDKVV, via the coding sequence ATGAAGCTTATTTATAATTTCTGGTATTTTTTATTTTGTAGTAATTGCATGGATATAATAAGATACGTAAAGAATGAAGAGCACTATGCTTTATTAATGGATCAAGTTAATAAGGTGAAACACACACTTTGGATTGGTACTGCTGATTTGAAAGATTTGTATGTAAAGTCTTTGTCTTCTACAGCTACTCCATTTCTTCAACTTTTAGAAGAAAAAGTGAAAGAAAAAGTGGCTATTCGTTTAATTCATGCGAAAGAACCCGGTACGAATTTCCGTGCTGACTTTGACAAATATCCTCTTCTTTGGACAGGTGTTGAGCGTGTTCTTTGTCCTCGTGTTCATTTCAAAATTCTAGTTTTCGATATGCAGTCGGTTTACATTGGCAGTGCGAATATGACGGGGGCGGCTTTTGGAATGAAAAGTACGAAGACTAGGAACTTTGAAGCAGGAATTTTTACGGAGGTTCCCGAACTGGTGGAGAGTGCGGTGGAGCAGTTTGATGAAGTTTGGATGGGGAAACATTGTAAGGGATGTGGGAGGAAGTTGTTTTGTGGAGATAAGGTGGTTTGA